From the Burkholderia cenocepacia genome, the window CAGCCTGAAGGATTTCTCGCCGACCGACCTCGGCGCGAAGGTGGTCGCCGAAGTGCTGTCGCGCGCGAACGTGCCGGGCGACGCGGTCGGGCACGTCGTGTTCGGCCACGTCGTGAACACCGAGCCGAAGGACATGTATCTCGCACGCGTCGCGGCGATCAACGGCGGCGTCGCGCAGCACACGCCGGCGCTGACCGTGAACCGCCTGTGCGGCTCGGGCCTGCAGGCGATCGTATCGGCCGCGCAGACGATCATGCTCGGCGATGCCGACGTCGCGATCGGCGGCGGCTCGGAGAGCATGAGCCGCGCGCCGTACACCGTGCCGGCCGCGCGCTTTGGCCAGCGCATGGGCGACGGCAAGCTCGTCGACATGATGCTCGGCGCGCTGCACGACCCGTTCCAGACGATCCACATGGGCGTGACGGCCGAGAACGTCGCGAAGAAATACGACATCTCGCGTGACGCGCAGGATGCGCTGGCGCTCGAATCGCATCGTCGCGCGGCGCGTGCGATCGCGGAAGGGCGCTTCAAGGACCAGATCCTGCCGATCTCGATCCGCACGAAGAAGGGCGAGGTCGCGTTCGATACCGACGAGCACGTGCGCCACGACGCGAGTGCGGACGATTTCACGAAGCTCAAGCCGGTGTTCGCGAAGGAGAACGGCACCGTGACGGCCGGCAACGCGTCGGGCATCAACGATGCCGCGGCCGCCGTGCTGATGATGAGCGCGGACGCCGCGCGCGCGCAAGGCGTGAAGCCGCTCGCCCGCCTCGTCGCGTATGCGCACGCGGGCGTCGATCCGGCGTACATGGGTATCGGCCCGGTGCCGGCCACGCAGAAGGCGCTCGAACGCGCGGGCCTGAAGATCAGCGATCTCGACGTGATCGAAGCCAACGAGGCATTCGCGGCCCAGGCGTGCGCGGTCACGCAGGAGCTCGGCCTCGATCCGGCCAAGGTCAACCCGAACGGCTCGGGCATCTCGCTCGGTCACCCGATCGGCGCGACCGGCGCGCTGATCACGGTGAAGGCGCTGTACGAGCTGAAGCGCATCGGCGGGCGTTACGCGCTCGTGACGATGTGCATCGGCGGCGGCCAGGGGATTGCGGCGATCTTCGAGAACATCTGATAATCGACCGCTCAGCCTCCGAATACACAGGAATCGTCATGGCCATCGAAACCGTCGGCGTCGTGGGCGCCGGAACCATGGGTAACGGCATTGCGCAAACCGCCGCCGTTGCAGGACTGAACGTCGTGATGATCGACGTCAGCGACGCCGCGCTCGACAAGGGCCTCGCGACGCTCAAGGGCAGCCTCGAGCGGCTCGTGTCGAAGGACAAGCTCGACGCCGACGCCCGCGATGCGGCGCTCGCGCGCATCACGACGTCGACCGACTACGCGAAGCTCGCCGCCGTCGACATCGTGATCGAAGCCGCGACCGAGAACGTCGAGCTGAAGGGCCGCATCCTGAAGCAGATCGAGGCGGTCGCGCGTCCGGACGCGATCATCGCGACCAACACGTCGTCGATCTCGATCACCGCGCTCGCGGCGCCGCTCGCCGATCCGTCGCGTTTTCTCGGCATGCACTTCTTCAACCCGGTGCCGCTGATGCCGCTCGTCGAGATCATCCGCGGGCTGCAGACGAGCGACGCGACCGCGTCGGCCGTGCGCGCGCTGACCGAGCGTTTCGACAAGTCGCCGATCGGCGTGCGCAATTCGCCGGGCTTCGTCGTGAACCGGATCCTGGTGCCGATGATCAACGAAGCGTTCTTCGTGCTGGCCGAAGGCATCGCGTCGGCCGAGGAGATCGACGCGGGGATGAAGCTCGGCGCGAACCACCCGATCGGACCGCTCGCGCTGGCCGATCTCGTGGGCCTCGACGTGTGCCTCGCGGTGATGGACGTGTTCGTGAAGGACTTCGGCGATCCGAAGTATCGTGCGTGCCCGCTGCTGCGCGAGATGGTGTCGGCCGGGCGGCTCGGGCGCAAGACCGGGCGCGGGGTGTACGACTACAGCAAGTAAGCG encodes:
- the bktB gene encoding beta-ketothiolase BktB; this translates as MSNAAKEVVVVSGVRTAIGDFGGSLKDFSPTDLGAKVVAEVLSRANVPGDAVGHVVFGHVVNTEPKDMYLARVAAINGGVAQHTPALTVNRLCGSGLQAIVSAAQTIMLGDADVAIGGGSESMSRAPYTVPAARFGQRMGDGKLVDMMLGALHDPFQTIHMGVTAENVAKKYDISRDAQDALALESHRRAARAIAEGRFKDQILPISIRTKKGEVAFDTDEHVRHDASADDFTKLKPVFAKENGTVTAGNASGINDAAAAVLMMSADAARAQGVKPLARLVAYAHAGVDPAYMGIGPVPATQKALERAGLKISDLDVIEANEAFAAQACAVTQELGLDPAKVNPNGSGISLGHPIGATGALITVKALYELKRIGGRYALVTMCIGGGQGIAAIFENI
- a CDS encoding 3-hydroxybutyryl-CoA dehydrogenase; translation: MAIETVGVVGAGTMGNGIAQTAAVAGLNVVMIDVSDAALDKGLATLKGSLERLVSKDKLDADARDAALARITTSTDYAKLAAVDIVIEAATENVELKGRILKQIEAVARPDAIIATNTSSISITALAAPLADPSRFLGMHFFNPVPLMPLVEIIRGLQTSDATASAVRALTERFDKSPIGVRNSPGFVVNRILVPMINEAFFVLAEGIASAEEIDAGMKLGANHPIGPLALADLVGLDVCLAVMDVFVKDFGDPKYRACPLLREMVSAGRLGRKTGRGVYDYSK